The following coding sequences lie in one Leishmania donovani BPK282A1 complete genome, chromosome 11 genomic window:
- a CDS encoding PIF1 helicase-like protein, putative: protein MVKAKTRDKGRWRGGGGSYCARGAYIAVASSVVEPLHCKRRQRQLAQLTVAAVHVTRHTAARRWYHSQSREPPSGGDLSPRAECGPAPSSEAAPSEYGDAKEERPSLLSELLRRLQQTAGVSAGGRCASAHAADLPMEISAQEGAAVPAAASSALDASSRHDCLRSSAGAEEEAYVPLLFRPDFQRANPHARRHAAAAITAAEPEAAAPTITVDLRWRAVDECGVPAARGSLRKRTSHKTLKPVALEAAPAAARSLAPRGDAEAAKLGDPHTDVAASPALVCNDDALLEEFDMDSISAFDLGGEQGEGRAINEERHQQLDGDASAAAASPAHQEGVSKDNWDDQAYGAVEKDIEDVEDCISDDALPVAPAASVGDAVRTADKRTRQLILDPVEWLAQASDAPLMDEALLESNTHIKDQLTEALAPSAAAKYTEWLRHRTHDAAFSDAEAAIGEAPPSAGHVAAMVAKGFEPATAAFMASASQQSIDAEEDTSLQEALTAELYADVSRAIRKQQWHRPRNKKAKRGKAAAAASSIHADTDGDRLTDAEHPSEAPLSRENDAATMEAEAPPPAAQSAAPLNPDEGADGTVGGALPAPCHEVATALLRAPKRDSTTAPAVESGALVYNIFTRRVAKAGSMSIRTLALMGIGVDRATRELCVTDGEALRNLAGELRAHRVSWPKFWSRGPLYQQIERLLSDATVEDPVERVSGLLKLQYSRSHLQRQKPGLVCGETTESEQTPSAAVEATTAQPSMMESIDDKLLTLQDLNTEQQAVVQLVMQGHHTYIGGGAGTGKSVLLRVIKQQLVREGLAVAVTGTTGIAGSQIGGCTLHHCLGISPLGEFTRRKDLSSYDVVIIDEVSMLSRDLFESLEVHLRRANNINLPFGGVQMILSGDFLQLGAIHAQPLITSTVFRRNFVQLKLRTAVRQNRDLHFAAQLQQLRRGMVPLDLPKSVRFMSREQVVAEHHAASELRERQQAQLQQVLSTATSEPSIDPHTETVATSNAADESLRTQSAAATTPVSPFPQVRRRDSVAAFVDGAVNLLPTNREVDATNTEQLDRLEGDLITFAPQLLPPSLVGTWSPTYVLRIHAPPKLNMKTFALEIRRYLAAFYTHGQRASSQPSSRLSARLARREKDAAASSSTAAASANFSDGAWLLHPSLSERSIVLYPLFVDALALRVRLPPTMDKEEAQEFLLYLSELDRHLESIDNGVRVRDVLVHADGMHTEQDEFTLSQYAQRTPLARPLGLKIGARVMLRTNLAPGLVNGSLGTVVAFRKLEIDQLPRYIVGNAQREESILQYADYLKYEQGFDVPLAPVLDFNGRQEVIPPVTHFVGGLPNTHFYSMGIIALPLSLAYAFTVHKVQGLTLVGRVHLELSRMWPCEHLLYVAMSRVRNPEQLSVSSFHPSLVRAAADCLLFDDSLPPVTQARIAPYMVAATWRRSVDRRKKTVLRKRLEAYVKKRQQRLQSEASKGDIRAEIRLLEEKMLKQRVRASAAHRKRRSTPGKLGAVAGSPMV from the coding sequence ATGGTGAAGGCGAAGACACGGGACAAGGGGCGGtggagaggcggcggtggctcgTACTGCGCCAGGGGAGCGTACATCGCTGTAGCGTCATCGGTGGTAGAGCCACTCCACTGCAAAAGAAGACAAcggcagctcgcgcagctgactgtggcggcagtgcacgTAACGCggcacacagcagcacggcggtggTACCACTCGCAGTCCAGGGAGCCTCCGAGTGGCGGTGATTTGTCACCACGTGCTGAATGTGGGCCCGCGCCATCGAGCGAAGCGGCTCCGTCCGAGTATGGGGacgcgaaggaggagcgccCATCTCTGCTCAGCGAGCTGCTTCGCCGACTACAACAGACGGCAGGTGTCTCGGCCGGCGGCAGGTGCGCGAGTGCACACGCCGCGGACTTGCCGATGGAGATCAGTGCTCAGGAGGGGGCAGCAGTgcccgctgcagcgtcatCGGCTCTGGATGCGTCTAGCCGTCACGATTGTCTACGCAGTTCGGCAGGGGCCGAGGAAGAGGCGTACGTGCCGCTCCTCTTCCGGCCCGACTTTCAGCGCGCCaacccacacgcgcgccggcacgccgccgctgcgatTACAGCAGCGGAgccagaagcagcggcaccaacgATCACAGTCGATCTTCGTTGGCGTGCCGTAGACGAGTGCGGCGTGCCGGCGGCACGCGGCAGTTTACGGAAACGCACCTCACACAAAACGCTTAAGCCAGTTGCACTCGAGGCcgcacctgcggcagcgcgctcaCTCGCGCCACGCGGGGATGCGGAAGCGGCCAAATTAGGCGATCCACACACAGATGTCGCTGCATCGCCTGCGTTGGTGTGCAATGACGACGCGCTTCTCGAAGAGTTCGACATGGACAGCATCTCTGCCTTTGATCTAGGTGGCGAacagggagaggggcgcgcgATCAACGAGGAGAGGCATCAACAGCTCGATGGCgacgcctccgcggcggcagcatcaccAGCACATCAGGAAGGCGTTTCGAAAGACAACTGGGATGATCAGGCGTACGGCGCTGTTGAAAAGGACATCGAAGACGTGGAAGATTGTATCAGCGACGATGCCCTGCCCGTCGCACCTGCCGCCTCTGTCGGTGATGCTGTGCGGACAGCCGATAAGCGCACTCGCCAGCTCATATTGGACCCAGTGGAGTGGCTGGCCCAGGCCTCCGACGCGCCGCTCATGGACGAGGCCCTGCTCGAGTCGAACACGCACATCAAGGACCAACTTACTGAGGCACTCGCgccgtccgctgccgccaagtACACGGAGTGGCTTCGCCATCGAACGCACGATGCCGCCTTcagcgacgcggaggcggcaatCGGCGAAGCGCCGCCGAGCGCGGGCCATGTGGCAGCGATGGTCGCCAAGGGCTTTGAaccggcaacggcagcatTTATGGCATCAGCATCGCAGCAGAGCATCGACGCCGAGGAAGACACGAGcttgcaggaggcgctgacTGCTGAGCTTTACGCCGACGTTTCTCGAGCCATCCGcaagcagcagtggcaccgACCGCGCAacaagaaggcgaagcgcggcaaggcggccgccgccgcctcctcgatTCATGCTGACACAGACGGAGACCGCCTCACGGATGCAGAGCACCCGTCAGAGGCGCCTCTGAGTCGTGAGAACGACGCGGCAACGATGGAAGCCGAggcaccgcctcctgccgCCCAGTCTGCAGCCCCCCTCAACCCAGACGAGGGTGCAGATGGAACCGTtggcggtgcgctgccggcaccTTGTCACGAAGTCGCTACCGCCTTGCTCAGGGCACCGAAGAGGGATAGCACGactgcgccagcggtggaGTCGGGCGCACTCGTCTACAACATTTTTACGCGCCGTGTCGCCAAGGCTGGATCGATGAGCATCCGCACACTGGCACTGATGGGCATCGGCGTCGACCGAGCCACGCGTGAGCTCTGCGTGACGGACGGCGAGGCACTGCGGAACCTCGCTGGCGAGCTGCGTGCCCACCGTGTCTCCTGGCCAAAGTTCTGGTCGCGCGGCCCCCTTTATCAACAGATTGAGCGTCTCCTGAGCGATGCGACCGTCGAGGACCCCGTGGAGCGAGTGTCTGGGCTGCTGAAGTTGCAGTACAGCCGATCccacctgcagcggcagaagccTGGTCTTGTATGCGGAGAGACGACAGAGTCGGAGCAAACACCATCAGCGGCTGTAGAGGCGACCACTGCACAGCCTAGTATGATGGAGAGCATCGATGATAAGCTCCTCACCCTTCAGGACCTTAACACAGAGCAGCAAGCCGTCGTGCAGCTGGTCATGCAGGGACATCATACGTAcatcggtggcggcgctggcacggGCAAGTCGGTGCTGCTCCGTGTCATCAAGCAGCAGCTTGTTCGTGAAGGGCTGGCTGTGGCTGTCACGGGGACGACTGGCATTGCCGGCTCTCAGATCGGCGGGTGCACGCTGCATCACTGTCTCGGTATCAGCCCTCTCGGCGAGTTCACGCGTCGCAAGGACTTGAGCAGCTACGACGTCGTTATCATTGATGAGGTGTCGATGCTTTCACGAGATCTCTTCGAGTCGCTGGaggtgcacctgcgccgcgccaacAACATCAACCTCCCCTTCGGCGGTGTGCAGATGATACTGAGTGGCGACTTTCTGCAGCTCGGCGCCATtcacgcgcagccgctcatcACGTCCACTGTCTTCCGCCGCAACTTCGTTCAGCTGAAGTTgcgcacggcggtgcggcagaaCCGCGACCTGCACTTTGCCgcccagctgcagcagcttcggcgcGGAATGGTGCCACTGGACCTACCGAAATCGGTGCGGTTCATGTCACGAGAGCAGGTGGTGGCCGAGCACCATGCAGCGTCTGAGCTTCGTGAGCGCCAGCAggctcagctgcagcaggtccTGTCCACCGCAACCAGCGAGCCCTCCATAGACCCTCACACGGAGACAGTGGCGACCTCCAACGCTGCCGATGAGAGCCTTCGGACTCagtccgcggcggcgaccacgCCTGTGAGTCCGTTCCCACAAGTGAGGCGCCGCGACAGCGTGGCTGCATTCGTGGACGGCGCCGTGAACCTGTTGCCGACGAATCGCGAGGTCGACGCGACCAACACGGAGCAGCTGGACAGGTTGGAAGGGGATCTCATCACCTTTGCGCCTCAGCTCCTGCCCCCATCCCTCGTGGGCACCTGGTCTCCGACGTATGTGCTGCGCATCCATGCGCCACCGAAGCTGAACATGAAGACGTTCGCGCTGGAGATACGGCGGTACCTCGCCGCGTTCTACACACACGGGCAGCGTGCGTCGTCGCAGCCGTCGTCTCGCTTGTCAGCGCGACTGGCGCGTCGCGAAAaggatgccgcggcgtcctccagcaccgcggcagcgtcggcaaACTTCAGTGACGGCGCGTGGCTCCTGCACCCCAGCCTCAGCGAGCGCAGCATTGTGTTGTATCCCCTCTTCGTCGACGCCTTGGCCCTCCGGGTGCGTCTGCCGCCGACGATGGAcaaggaagaggcgcaggAGTTCTTGCTGTACCTGAGTGAGCTGGATCGTCATCTTGAAAGCATCGACAACGGCGTACGGGTCCGCGACGTCCTCGTTCACGCAGACGGCATGCACACGGAGCAGGACGAGTTCACTCTCTCGCAGTACGCCCAACGCACCCCGCTTGCCCGGCCACTGGGGCTGAAGATTGGCGCTCGCGTGATGCTCCGCACCAACCTTGCCCCGGGGCTCGTGAACGGAAGCCTGGGCACCGTTGTGGCCTTTCGCAAGCTGGAAATTGACCAGCTTCCGCGTTACATCGTTGGCAACGCGCAGCGGGAGGAATCCATCTTGCAGTACGCCGACTACTTGAAGTACGAGCAGGGCTTCGACGTGCCACTGGCGCCGGTATTGGACTTCAACGGGCGGCAGGAGGTGATCCCGCCAGTGACGCACTTTGTTGGAGGGCTGCCCAACACGCACTTCTACAGCATGGGGATCATCGCCCTGCCGCTCTCCTTAGCCTACGCCTTCACGGTGCACAAGGTGCAGGGGCTCACCCTGGTGGGTCGCGTGCACCTGGAGCTGTCCCGCATGTGGCCGTGTGAGCATCTGCTGTACGTTGCCATGAGCCGCGTGCGCAACCCGGAGCAGCTGTCGGTATCCTCTTTTCACCCCAGCCTagtgcgtgcggcggcggactgCCTGCTATTCGATGACAGCCTGCCGCCGGTGACCCAGGCGCGAATCGCGCCGTacatggtggcggcgacctGGCGGCGCTCAGTGGACCGACGCAAGAAGACGGTGCTGAGGAAGCGCCTCGAGGCGTACGTGAAGAAGCGCCAGCAGAGGCTGCAGAGTGAGGCGAGTAAAGGCGACATCCGCGCAGAAATACGACTCCTGGAGGAGAAGATGCTAAAGCAGCGGGTGAGGGCGTCGGCCGCGCACCGCAAGCGTCGTAGCACCCCCGGCAAGCTGGGCGCCGTTGCTGGTTCCCCGATGGTGTGA